A segment of the Candidatus Eisenbacteria bacterium genome:
GAGAACATCGCCGTCGGAGTGGCCCGCGAGGCCCCGATCATGCGGGATCCGCGCTGTGCCCAGCATGAGGGGACGCCCCGCCTCGAGACGGTGCAGGTCGTAGCCGAGACCGACCCGCATGCGCTCGTCCGCGCCCATCACCTCATCTCGCGAGCGCGCAGCAGACGCTCGACGAAGAGCTTGTCCTCGGGAAACGTCACCTTGAGGTTCTCGAGATCGCCGGGCACGATCCGGATCCGATGGCCGGCGGCCTCGAGGAGCATCGCGTCGTCGGTCACGGCCCGCCCTTCCCGCGCGGCCCGAGCGTGCGATTCCCTGAGCGGGCCCAGGCGAAAGACCTGCGGCGTCTGAGCGCCCCAGATTCCCTCGCGGCTGACCGTCGCCGAGATCCACGACTCCTCGACCCGCTTCAGCGTCTCGCGCGCGGGGAGGGCGGGGAGCGCGCCCGCGGCGTCCGGGTAATCGGCCATCGCGCGCAGGCACCGCGAGATCAGAAACTGCGACACGAGGGGACGGGCCGCGTCGTGGATCAGAACGACCGTGGAGGGATCCTCGCGGAGGGAATCGGGCAGGGCTTCGATCCCGTGATGGGATGAGTCCTGGCGCCGCACGCCTCCCTCGATGAGCTTGACCCTCTCCGCGAGACCCATGGGTGCGAGCACGTCCGTCCGGCAGCGGTCGCGCGCCGCCTCCCCCGGGGCCAGCACCACGATCACCTCGCCGATCGAAGGATGCCGCGCGAAGGTCTCGAGCGACCAGCAGAGGAGAGGACGGCCGTGGATCGGGACGAACCCCTTCTGCGCCCCCGCTCCCAGCCGGCGGCCCAAACCCGCCGCGAGCAAGATGGCATGCCCCTTCACTCCATGCGTGTCCATCGCGGTCACCGGGACCTCCCTTCCCTCTGGAGCCCCGCGCCCAGGGCCTCCGCCACAGTCCTGACGCCGCGCAAGGTTATCCCATCCACGCGCGCCAGATCCGCACGATTCGCTTCCGGCAGCAAGACCTGTTTGTAGCCCAGGCGCGCAGCCTCGCCGATCCGGCGCTCCGGATGGGCCACCCGCCGGACCTCGCCCCCGAGCCCGACTTCCCCGACCACGACCATGTCGGGCCACGTGGGGAGGTCCCGCACGCTCGAGGCGATCGCGAGGAGCACGCCGAGATCGACGCCCGGCTCCTCCACGCGAAGCCCCCCTGCGACATTCACGAAGACATCGTGTCGGCCCGTCTCCACGCCTCCCCGCTTGGCGAGGACCGCGAGGAGGACCGCCAGGCGCTTGGCGTCATAGCCGATCGCGACCCTCTGCGGCGCCGCCCACTGGCACTCGTGAACGAGAGACTGTACCTCCATCAAGAGGGACCTGCTCCCCTCGAGGCTCGCGACAACGACTGAGCCGACCGCCCCCGCCGTCCTCTCGCTCAGGAAGACCTGGCTCGGGTTCGGAACCTCGCGCAGGCCGTCGTCCCTCATGTCGAAGACGCCGATCTCGTGCACTCCCCCGAAGCGGTTCTTGACGCTCCTCAAGATCCGGTAGTGCTGGTAGCGCTCCCCTTCCATATAGAGGACGGTGTCGACCATGTGTTCGAGCGTCCTCGGCCCCGCGAGGGTTCCCTCCTTCGTGACATGCCCGACGAGACAGACCGCCATGTCGCGCCGCTTCGCGAGCTGCATCAGGGAGAGGGCCGATTCCCGGACCTGCAGGAGCGACCCCGGCGCCGAGGGGACGGATGGAAGATAGGCCGACTGGATCGAGTCGATCACCAGGACCGCGGGGGCCGCGGACTCCACGACCTCCGCGATCCGCGAGAGATCCGCCTCCGCGCACAGAACGAGTTCGCCCGGCACCCCCTCCAGCCTCTCCGCCCGCAGGCGGACCTGTCCCTCCGATTCCTCGCCCGACGCATAGAGGGTGCGGACGCCGCGCGCGACAAGCGCGCCCGCGGCCTGAAGGAGGAGCGTGGACTTGCCGATGCCCGGGTCCCCCCCCAGGAGAACGACGGAACCGGGAACGATCCCTCCGCCCAGGA
Coding sequences within it:
- the ispD gene encoding 2-C-methyl-D-erythritol 4-phosphate cytidylyltransferase, which produces MTAMDTHGVKGHAILLAAGLGRRLGAGAQKGFVPIHGRPLLCWSLETFARHPSIGEVIVVLAPGEAARDRCRTDVLAPMGLAERVKLIEGGVRRQDSSHHGIEALPDSLREDPSTVVLIHDAARPLVSQFLISRCLRAMADYPDAAGALPALPARETLKRVEESWISATVSREGIWGAQTPQVFRLGPLRESHARAAREGRAVTDDAMLLEAAGHRIRIVPGDLENLKVTFPEDKLFVERLLRAREMR
- the radA gene encoding DNA repair protein RadA; protein product: MAGRTESARGAGKPKPSRKVFLCGACGDSHSQWYGRCPSCGEWNSLTAYTPPTTDETRRGGPLAGGIGGAVGAKRLSEIPLGAAPRMATGIGELDRVLGGGIVPGSVVLLGGDPGIGKSTLLLQAAGALVARGVRTLYASGEESEGQVRLRAERLEGVPGELVLCAEADLSRIAEVVESAAPAVLVIDSIQSAYLPSVPSAPGSLLQVRESALSLMQLAKRRDMAVCLVGHVTKEGTLAGPRTLEHMVDTVLYMEGERYQHYRILRSVKNRFGGVHEIGVFDMRDDGLREVPNPSQVFLSERTAGAVGSVVVASLEGSRSLLMEVQSLVHECQWAAPQRVAIGYDAKRLAVLLAVLAKRGGVETGRHDVFVNVAGGLRVEEPGVDLGVLLAIASSVRDLPTWPDMVVVGEVGLGGEVRRVAHPERRIGEAARLGYKQVLLPEANRADLARVDGITLRGVRTVAEALGAGLQREGRSR